ATCAGAGCGTCCACGTCGTCGGCCCGGGCTGACACGGCCACGGAGCTGACGACGGTGGCCCCGAGAGCGAAGGCGGACACCGTGGCGCGTGCGGCGCTGTGGCGGGGTCGGAGGGAATGCTTGCCCACTGAGTCCTCTTTCACATCCTGGGCCGTCGCGGTTCGTCGCGTTGATACGGCACCATCTTTACAAAACCGTTATCTCAATATAGTCCATTCTCGGCGGGAATCAAGTGACCATAAAAAACCGCTTTGACCAGCCAAAAATGGCGAAACCCGCCCAGCCGGACATCCGGGGGCGGGTGGAGCGCCTCGAGCTAGAAGCGCCTAGAAGCGCCTAGAAGCGCACAGCCGAGTGAACCGGCATCATGTGCAGCGGACGCTCCCCGACCGGGGTGCCGCTGTTGAGCGCGTCGATGATCTTGCCGTTGCCCGCGTAGATGGCAACGTGGGAGGCGCCGCCGTAGTACGCGACGATGTCACCCGGCTGCAGCTGGTCCAGCGGGACCGGGGTGCCCGCGGAGGCCTGAGCCTGGGAGGTGCGGGGGATCGCCTTGCCCGCCTGAGCGTAGACCCAGGAGGTGAAGCCGGAGCAGTCGAAGGCGTCGGGGCCGGAGGCACCGTAGACGTAGGGAGCGCCGATCTTGGTGCGCGCAATCTCAACGATGCGCTCGCCCGGGGTTTTTGCGCTCGCCGCCGGGGCGGGAGCGGACGCGGGGTTCGCCGAAGCCGGAGCGTTGTAGTTCGCCGTGCCCTGCTCGGCCAGGGAGGGGATCCACTGGGTCACGCCGGGGATCTTCTCGATGTGGGGGACGTTCTCGATCCCCTGGACCTCGACCGAGTAGTTCGTGTTCGGGATCCGCACCTCGGCGGCGTTCGCGGCAGGGCTCAGCAGGGCCGCACCCGCGGCGACGGCGGTCGCGGTAGCGAGGTTGCGGGTCACGGTCTTGTTCTGGCGGCGGTGTTTAGCCACTGACTTTCTCCATATCATCTCAGTCGCCTACCGGGTTAGCTGTCGGGTTGGGCCTGAGAGTCGGCCCTGGTGCACTCCGCGGCGATCTACCGCCGCCCTTGCGCCCCATTCACCCCAGGGAGTGGCCTCGTGGCCGTCGTGGTTCCCCGGCTCCCGCCCTTCGAGCGGGATTCGGCTATATGTCCTTGTGCGAATCGCGTCCGACTATGTCGTCGCAATGTCTCGGTAAGATTACGAAACGGATACGGCTCTTGTCCAACGCGACACCCGTTATCGCACCGTTATTTTGCCGCAGGGCCATTTCGCCGTAGAAAGTTGCCCGGTTCCCGCCGCGAGTCCAGCTCGCTTACCGACGCCAAAAAGGCGCCCTGAACACGCCATACGCACGCTCGCACGGGCACCTCACAGTTGGGTCGTGCCGGGCCGCCCGCCCACTACAGGCCGTATAGTGATTTACCTCACATCACGAAAAGATCACGAAAAAACCCCTCCCCGGCACCGGGGAAGGGCACTTTCTTAAGGCGCTCGCCTTAGGTGGCGTTGCGGTCGGAGGAACCCTTGGTCTCCTCCAGAGCGCGTACGGTTTCGGTCTCCTCGTGGTGCCGGCGACCCTCCGCGTCGCGGACGCGCTCCGTGACATCCAGCTCGCGGGAGCTGAAGGTCCCGAGGGTCTCGGCGTCGGAGTAGCCGAGCTCGTTGAGCTGCTTCGGCACACGCGCGCCGGCGTACTCCAGCGGCACGGGGTGGCCTTCCTCGTCCACCGGGCCGAGCGGCTGGTGAATCTCGACGAAGGCGCCGTTCGGCAGCTTCTTGATCACACCAGTCTCGATGCCGTGCTCCAGCACCTCACGGTCGGAGCGCTGCAGGCCCACGCAGATGCGGTAGGTGATGAAGTAGGCCAGCGGGGGCAGCACGATCAGGCCGATTCGGCCGAACCACGTCATGGCGTTCAGCGAGATCTCGAAGAAGTGGGCCACGTGGTCGTTACCGCCGGAGATGGTCAGCAGCAGGAAGAAGACGATGCCCATCACGCCGAGGCCCGTGCGCGTCGGCACGTCGCGGGGTCGCTGAAGCAGGTTGTGGTGGGCTTTGTCGCCGGTGACCTTCTGCTCGATGAAGGGGTAGGCGAACAGGAGGACGACCATGATGCCACACATCAGGGCGACCCAGAAGGCGCCCGGGATGGTGTAGTTGCCCAGATACAGCTCCCACGCGGGCATGACACGCGCAGCGCCGTCCGTCCACAACATGTACACGTCCGGCTGCGAACCAGCAGACACCTGTGAGGGGTTGTACGGCCCGATCGTCCAGATGCTGTTGATGGTGGTCAGGCCCGCCATGCCCGCGAGAACAGCGAAGACGATGAACATGTAGGCGATGGCCTTGACGGCGAACACCGGCAAAATGCGCACGCCCACGACGTTGTTCTCGGTACGGCCCGGCCCCGGGAACTGCGTGTGCTTCTGGAACCACACCAACAGCAGGTGGGCCGCGACCAGGGCAAGGATGATGCCCGGCAGGACCAGCACGTGCAGGATGTAGAAGCGGTCCAGCATCAGGTCGGACGGGAAGTCACCGCCGAAGATCGCCCAGTGCATCCAGGTGCCAACGATCGGGATACCGACGATGATGGCGGACATGATGCGCAGGCCCACGCCGGAGAGCAGATCGTCGGGCAGGGAGTAGCCGAGGAAGCCCTCGGCCATGCCGAGCAGGATGAGGGTGACGCCGATGACCCAGTTCGCCTCGCGCGGGCGGCGGAAGGCGCCGGTGAAGAAGATGCGCATCATGTGGGCGAACATCGCCATCATGAACATCAGTGCGGCCCAGTGGTGCATCTGGCGAACGAAAAGCCCGCCGCGCACGCCGAAGGAGATGTCCAGGGTGGTCGCGTACGCTCGCGACATCTCCACACCGTTGAGCGGGAGGTAGTCACCGTCGTAGATGACCTTGGTGATGGAGGGGTCAAAGAACAGCGCGAGGTAGATGCCCGTCAGCAGCAGCACGATGAAGCTGTAAAGCGCCACCTCGCCGAGCATGAAGGACCAGTGGGTCGGGAAGACCTTGTTCAACTGGGGCCGCAGGGCCCCGGAGATCGTGTAGCGCGAATCAACGTTGTCCGCGGCTTGTGCAAGTTTAGTGCTCATTAGGACTTACGCTCCCAGAATGCCGGGCCGACGGGCTCAATGAAGTTTCCGTTGGCAACGAGGTATCCGTCTTCGTCAATCGTCACAGGCAGCTGCGGCAGCGCGCGGGCGGCGGGCCCGAAGACCGGCTTTCCGTAGTGCAGCGCGTCGAACTGCGACTGGTGGCACGGGCACAGGATGCGGTTGGTCTGCGCCTCATAGAGCGAGGTGGGGCAACCGATGTGCGTGCAGATCTTGGAGTAGGCGTAGTAGTCGCCGTAGTGGAAGGACTCCTGGCCTTCGCGCTCGATGACCTTCGCCGCATCATCCGAGCGGAGGCGGATGAGCATGACGGCGTTGCGAGGGCCGTGGATGGAGTGCATGTGGTTTTCGTACACGTCGCGCTCCGCGTCGTACTCGACTCCGTCGTTGACGTCCTCCGGGTAGAGCGGGAAGACCGTCTCCATCGACGCCGCGGCGAGGTCCTCGGGGCGCATGCGCACCAGGCGGGACACGCCCGCCGTCGTGTAGTGCGACCCGCCGGCGCCTTCGTGCAGCTCAGCGATCGCGCCGGTGTCGCGGCCAAGGTAGATCTTCTGGCCCTGGTCCGCCAGCGTCCAGCCGTGGGTCCACAGGGTGCCGTCGCCCTCGTAGCCGAGCTCGTGGCGCGGGCGCCACGGGTCCTTGATCAGGCCGCCGAGCGGCGCGGCGATCATCAGGCCGCTCAGGATCGCCGAGGTGCCCAGCAGCCCCTTCAGCGCGGTGCGGCGGCCGAGGGTCGACGTCTGCCAGGCGTCGTTAAGCAATGCCGTCGTCGTGCGTCGATCGAGCTCGCTGGAGCGGCCGTCGTGACGGCGCTGCACCGAGATCTCTTCGGGGATGAACTTCTTCACGTACTGCACAGTCGCGATACCCAGCGAACCGAGCCCCAGCATGGAGGTCAGGCCGAGCAGCGGGGTGTACGCGTTGTAGATCGCCAGCCCCTCGTCGCCGTGGAAGCGCGGCTCCCACGGCCAGAACAGGTACACGGCGAGGAACGCGATCCCGGAAATCACCGAGATCGTCAGCCAGATACCGATGCCGCGCGCCGCCGCCTTCTCCCGCGGGTCGCCCTCGACCGGGTAGCGCTCCTTGCGGAACGCGACGGTGACGTCGTCGAGCTCCGTGCCAAGCGCCGCGAGCTCGGCGTTGTTCATCTTGTCCAACTCAGCGTCGGTGTAGTTCTTCTTCTCTTCGTTGCTCATGAGCGCGATCCAATCCAGATAGCAGCGGCGGCGACAAGGGTGATGCCGATGACCCACATGGCGATACCCTCGGAGACCGGTCCGAGGCCGCCGAGCGCGTAGCCCGCCGGGCTCGGGGTCTCCTTCGACGACTTGATGAAGGCGATAATGTCCTTCTTCTCATCCGCGGTGAGCTGGCGGTCCGAGAACTTGGGCATGTTCTGCGGGCCGGTCAGCATCGCCTGGTAGATCTCCTGCTCGTTCGCCGGGTCCAAGGTCGGCGCGTACTTGCCGGAGGACAGCGCGCCGCCGCGGCCGGTGAAGTTGTGGCAGGAAGCGCAGTTGAGGCGGAAGAGCTCGCCGCCGCGGGCGACGTCAGCCTCCTGGATCTGGCCGTCGTAGTTCTTCCCGCGCAGCGACTCCATCGCGACGGACCCGTCCGGGTCGTAGACGATCTCCGGGCCGCCACCGTTGGCGGCAACGTAGGCGGCCATGGCGAGCGCCTGGGCCTCCGTGTAACGCGGGCGCTTGCGCTCGGCCTGGGCGTCGTTGGACATCATCGGCATGCGACCGGAGTTGACCTGGAAGTAGACCGCACCTTCACCGGTACCGATGAGCGAGGGCCCGCGATCCTGCACGCCCTGCAGGTTCGCGCCGTGGCAGGTAATGCAGGCGCTCTCGTAGAGGTCCTTGCCCTCCTGGATGAGCGCTTGCTCGTCACGCTGGGCCGTAGCCACCTGCGCGTTGGGGGCAAGCGCCGTGGCTAGGAAACCGGCGCCGGTCAGGCCGAACGTCAGCGCGGCGGCGCCGGCGACGGTGCGCCGGATTTTGCGGCGGCTCCGCGTCTTCTTTGGGGTGTTTTCCATCTTCTTCCCTTTAGCGACTCGTGAGGAATATGCGAAACGACGACTATCGGTGGCTCAATGAGCCCCAGCGACCTCGCTCGTTACTGGACGAGGTAGAGCGTGACAAACACGCCGATCCAAATGACGTCGACGAAGTGCCAGTAGTAGGAGGTGGCCATCGCCGCGGTCGCCTGCGCCGGGGTGAACTTCGCCTTGGAGATGCGGAGGAGAATCACGCAGAAGGCGATGATGCCGGCTGTCACGTGCGCCATGTGGAAGCCCGTGATGATGTAGAACATCGAGCCGTACACACTGGCCTGCGGGGTCACGCCATTGAGCACCATCTCGGCCCACTCGAACGCCACGAGGCCGAGGAACACGACGCCAAGCGCGATGGTGACCCCGAACCACTTGCGAAGACCGAACACGTCACCACGCTCCGCCGCGAAGACCCCGAACTGCGAGGTCACGGAGGAGCTAATCAGGACGATGGTGATGACCAGGCCGAACAGCACGTTGAGGTGCTCGGTCTGGTGCTCCCAGTCCCCAGCGGTCATGCCGTTGGCGCGCGACGTGAAGTACATCGCGAACAGCCCGGCGAAGAACATCAACTCTTGGGCGAGGAACGCAATGGTGCCCACGCTGACCATGTTCGGCCGGTTCAGCATCGGGACACGCCCTTGCGGCGTCGCCATACCTTGGTTAGAAATTGCGGTCGTCACGCATGTCAGTATCGCCTTTTTTTACCTGGAAGTCATCTCAAACACCCCCGTCACCACGCTGACTTCACGCCAACAACCTGCCCTTTTGGCCCTAGCAGATAGCGCACAAAAATTTTTCCAAAACGCCGGGAACTTTTTTCACGCGCTTTACGACGTCCATCACCGCAGGTCACAACAGTCTCCGCGCAAACCTTTTTCGGGGCGCTTACTCACGGCCGCGATCCCTGGCCGCGCAGCGCGCACAGGTTGCTTTACGCCGACGGTTTTCCTGTGAGGAGAGTCACAGATAAATGCGCCCCGTTCCCCCTGGTTGCCAACTTTCGGTTGACCCCCTTCTTCGGCGCGGCCCTTCCGGAACACGGCACGCCGCGCCTGGGACACAGCGCCGGCTCCCCCCCCAGCACCGGCGGTGCACCGCCGCTAAGGCGCAGCAAAAAACCCGCCACCGGGCGCTGGTGGCGGGGTAAGGCGCGTGGGGCTTAGTGCTTCTCGCGCGGGATGCTGTACTGCATGTTCAACTGCGTGCCGGTCCAGATCAGCAGGACGGCGCCGATCGCAGCGAGCCACAGCTGCCAGAACGCGAGCCCAAGGCCGAGGAAGAACACGGCACCGGACATGGCGAAGGGCCAGATGGAGTGCGGGGAGAAGAAGCCGAGGACGCCAGCGCCGTCCTCGATCTCCGCCTCCTCCCAGTCCTCAGGCACGATGTCCATGCGACGCTCGGTGAAGTCGAGGTAAACGGCCATCATGAAGGACAGAGCCGTGGCGAGAATGAGCGCGACACC
This is a stretch of genomic DNA from Corynebacterium auris. It encodes these proteins:
- the qcrC gene encoding cytochrome bc1 complex diheme cytochrome c subunit is translated as MENTPKKTRSRRKIRRTVAGAAALTFGLTGAGFLATALAPNAQVATAQRDEQALIQEGKDLYESACITCHGANLQGVQDRGPSLIGTGEGAVYFQVNSGRMPMMSNDAQAERKRPRYTEAQALAMAAYVAANGGGPEIVYDPDGSVAMESLRGKNYDGQIQEADVARGGELFRLNCASCHNFTGRGGALSSGKYAPTLDPANEQEIYQAMLTGPQNMPKFSDRQLTADEKKDIIAFIKSSKETPSPAGYALGGLGPVSEGIAMWVIGITLVAAAAIWIGSRS
- the ctaE gene encoding aa3-type cytochrome oxidase subunit III, producing MTTAISNQGMATPQGRVPMLNRPNMVSVGTIAFLAQELMFFAGLFAMYFTSRANGMTAGDWEHQTEHLNVLFGLVITIVLISSSVTSQFGVFAAERGDVFGLRKWFGVTIALGVVFLGLVAFEWAEMVLNGVTPQASVYGSMFYIITGFHMAHVTAGIIAFCVILLRISKAKFTPAQATAAMATSYYWHFVDVIWIGVFVTLYLVQ
- the qcrB gene encoding cytochrome bc1 complex cytochrome b subunit, yielding MSTKLAQAADNVDSRYTISGALRPQLNKVFPTHWSFMLGEVALYSFIVLLLTGIYLALFFDPSITKVIYDGDYLPLNGVEMSRAYATTLDISFGVRGGLFVRQMHHWAALMFMMAMFAHMMRIFFTGAFRRPREANWVIGVTLILLGMAEGFLGYSLPDDLLSGVGLRIMSAIIVGIPIVGTWMHWAIFGGDFPSDLMLDRFYILHVLVLPGIILALVAAHLLLVWFQKHTQFPGPGRTENNVVGVRILPVFAVKAIAYMFIVFAVLAGMAGLTTINSIWTIGPYNPSQVSAGSQPDVYMLWTDGAARVMPAWELYLGNYTIPGAFWVALMCGIMVVLLFAYPFIEQKVTGDKAHHNLLQRPRDVPTRTGLGVMGIVFFLLLTISGGNDHVAHFFEISLNAMTWFGRIGLIVLPPLAYFITYRICVGLQRSDREVLEHGIETGVIKKLPNGAFVEIHQPLGPVDEEGHPVPLEYAGARVPKQLNELGYSDAETLGTFSSRELDVTERVRDAEGRRHHEETETVRALEETKGSSDRNAT
- the ctaF gene encoding aa3-type cytochrome oxidase subunit IV codes for the protein MGTGSKVFYAIGTFLLLIGVFYIMSTAWIGDDAYLFGVEWVGGVALILATALSFMMAVYLDFTERRMDIVPEDWEEAEIEDGAGVLGFFSPHSIWPFAMSGAVFFLGLGLAFWQLWLAAIGAVLLIWTGTQLNMQYSIPREKH
- a CDS encoding C40 family peptidase, with amino-acid sequence MAKHRRQNKTVTRNLATATAVAAGAALLSPAANAAEVRIPNTNYSVEVQGIENVPHIEKIPGVTQWIPSLAEQGTANYNAPASANPASAPAPAASAKTPGERIVEIARTKIGAPYVYGASGPDAFDCSGFTSWVYAQAGKAIPRTSQAQASAGTPVPLDQLQPGDIVAYYGGASHVAIYAGNGKIIDALNSGTPVGERPLHMMPVHSAVRF
- the qcrA gene encoding cytochrome bc1 complex Rieske iron-sulfur subunit, translating into MSNEEKKNYTDAELDKMNNAELAALGTELDDVTVAFRKERYPVEGDPREKAAARGIGIWLTISVISGIAFLAVYLFWPWEPRFHGDEGLAIYNAYTPLLGLTSMLGLGSLGIATVQYVKKFIPEEISVQRRHDGRSSELDRRTTTALLNDAWQTSTLGRRTALKGLLGTSAILSGLMIAAPLGGLIKDPWRPRHELGYEGDGTLWTHGWTLADQGQKIYLGRDTGAIAELHEGAGGSHYTTAGVSRLVRMRPEDLAAASMETVFPLYPEDVNDGVEYDAERDVYENHMHSIHGPRNAVMLIRLRSDDAAKVIEREGQESFHYGDYYAYSKICTHIGCPTSLYEAQTNRILCPCHQSQFDALHYGKPVFGPAARALPQLPVTIDEDGYLVANGNFIEPVGPAFWERKS